One region of Bactrocera neohumeralis isolate Rockhampton chromosome 5, APGP_CSIRO_Bneo_wtdbg2-racon-allhic-juicebox.fasta_v2, whole genome shotgun sequence genomic DNA includes:
- the LOC126758263 gene encoding mucin-2-like isoform X2 has product MGRAITWLVVAFIIAILAPSVVGQANSTAQNAGNNQTSILQSVSQTKLLENLLGILGDVVNNLGGAQTTTNNTNSEQASTDYDYYDDVEKPLLSGCLKLLRAATIDPNTSEPGVLGNIIRTLRNLLGSLLGDQTGDTTQSSGLLDLDVVADLVGDGETSSNSTNTDHLVSVCLNLILGDILGVLGDVIKGFNGTLPCPPESAQTQATLTTLLTTPIDPSAISTLISTLQTTTAALTEATTTLSPATTMQTSSLSPISTTSQSTIETITMPSTLTPTTESSTTPTSSESTSEISTSPTTESSTTPTTESSTSPSTLTPTTETSTTPTSSESTSEDPTSPTTETSTTPTTESSTSPSTLTPTTETSTTPTSSESTSEISTSPTTETSTTPTTESSTSPSTLTPTTESSTSPSTLTPTTDTSTTPTSSESTSEVSTSPTTESSTTPTTESSTSPSTLTPTTESSTTSTSSESTSEISTSPTTETSTTPTTESSTSPSTLTPTTESSTTPTSSESTSEISTSPTTETSTTPTTESSTSPSTLTPTTESSTTPTSSESTSEISTSPTTETSTTPTTESSTSPSTLTPTTESSTTPTSSESTSEISTSPTTETSTTPTTESSTSPSTLTPTTESSTTPTSSQPTSEDPTSPTTETSTTPTTESSTSPSTLTPTTESSTTPTSSQPTSEDPTSPTTETSTTPTTESSTSPSTLTPTTETSTTPTSSQSTSEDPTSPTTETSTTPTTESSTSPSTLTPTTETSTTPTSSQSTSEDPTSPTTETSTTPTTESSTSPSTITPTTESSTTPTSSQSTSEDPTSPTTETSTTPTTESSTSPSTLTPTTESSTTPTSSESTSEISTSPTTETSTTPTTESSTSPSTLTPTTESSTTPTSSESTSEISTSPTTETSTTPTTESSTSPSTLTPTTESSTTPTSSESTSEISTSPTTETSTTPTTESSTSPSTLTPTTETSTTPTSSQSTSEDPTSPTTETSTTPTTESSTSPSTLTPTTETSTTPTSSQSTSEDPTSPTTETSTTPTTESSTSPSTLTPTTESSTTSTSSESTSEISTSPTTESSTTPTTESSTSPSTLTPTTETSTTPTSSQSTSEDPTSPTTETSTTPTTESSTSPSTLTPTTETSTTPTSSQSTSEDPTSPTTETSTTPTTESSTSPTTESSTTPTAESSTSPSTITSSTDSSTTPSTITPTTNSPTTQTAALPASDFTPSLSTSTTSTSSESTSEISTSPTTETSTTPTTESSTSPSTLTPTTETSTTPTSSQSTSEDPTSPTTETSTNPTTESSTSPSTLTPTTETSTTPTSSQSTSEDPTSPTTETSTTPTTESSTSPSTLTPTTESSTTPTSSESTSEISTSPTTETSTTPTTESSTSPSTLTPTTETSTTPTSSQSTSEDPTSPTTETSTTPTTESSTSPSTLTPTTETSTTPTSSQSTSEDPTSPTTETSTTPTTESSTSPSTLTPTTESSTTPTSSESTSEISTSPTTETSTTQPPNLPHHHQH; this is encoded by the exons GCAAGCATCAACTGATTACGATTATTATGATGACGTCGAGAAACCGCTACTAAGCGGATGCTTAAAACTTCTTAGAGCAGCCACCATAGATCCAAATACTAGCGAGCCTGGTGTACTAGGTAATATTATACGCACCTTACGGAATTTACTGGGTAGTCTTCTTGGCGATCAAACTG GGGACACCACCCAAAGTTCAGGTTTATTGGATCTGGATGTTGTAGCCGATCTGGTTGGTGACG GGGAAACCAGTTCAAACTCCACAAACACTGATCATCTCGTAAGTGTCTGCCTGAATCTTATACTAGGCGATATACTCGGCGTCCTAGGAGACGTAATAAAAGgat tTAATGGCACCTTGCCATGCCCACCGGAGTCTGCACAAACGCAAGCGACATTGACAACATTATTAACGACACCAATAGACCCAAGCGCTATTTCAACGTTAATATCGACtttgcaaacaacaacagctgcttTGACTGAAGCTACGACCACCTTATCACCAGCAACCACAATGCAAACCTCATCACTTTCACCAATATCTACCACTTCACAATCAACAATCGAAACGATAACAATGCCATCAACACTAACTCCAACAACTGAATCTTCCACCACACCAACCAGTTCAGAATCAACAAGTGAAATTTCCACATCACCAACAACAGAAAGTTCTACCACCCCAACCACTGAATCTTCCACATCACCAtcaacactaacaccaacaactGAAACATCCACCACACCAACTAGTTCAGAATCAACAAGTGAAGATCCCACATCACCAACAACAGAAACCTCAACCACTCCAACCACTGAATCTTCCACATCACCAtcaacactaacaccaacaactGAAACATCCACCACACCAACCAGTTCAGAATCAACAAGTGAAATTTCCACATCACCAACAACAGAAACCTCTACCACCCCAACCACTGAATCTTCCACATCACCAtcaacactaacaccaacaactGAATCTTCCACATCACCATCAACACTGACACCAACAACTGATACATCCACCACACCAACTAGTTCAGAATCAACAAGTGAAGTTTcaacatcaccaacaacagAAAGTTCTACCACCCCAACCACTGAATCTTCCACATCACCAtcaacactaacaccaacaactGAATCTTCCACCACATCAACCAGTTCAGAATCAACAAGTGAAATTTCCACATCACCAACAACAGAAACCTCAACCACTCCAACCACTGAATCTTCCACATCACCAtcaacactaacaccaacaactGAATCTTCCACCACACCAACCAGTTCAGAATCAACAAGTGAAATTTCCACATCACCAACAACAGAAACTTCTACCACTCCAACCACTGAATCTTCCACATCACCAtcaacactaacaccaacaactGAATCTTCCACCACACCAACCAGTTCAGAATCAACAAGCGAAATTTCCACATCACCAACAACAGAAACCTCTACCACTCCAACCACTGAATCTTCCACATCACCAtcaacactaacaccaacaactGAATCTTCCACCACACCAACCAGTTCAGAATCAACAAGTGAAATTTCCACATCACCAACAACAGAAAC TTCTACCACTCCAACCACCGAATCTTCCACATCACCAtcaacactaacaccaacaactGAATCTTCCACCACACCAACCAGTTCACAACCAACAAGCGAAGATCCCACATCACCAACAACCGAAAC CTCTACCACTCCAACCACTGAATCTTCCACATCACCAtcaacactaacaccaacaactGAATCTTCCACCACACCAACCAGTTCACAACCAACAAGCGAAGATCCCACATCACCAACAACCGAAAC CTCTACCACTCCAACCACTGAATCTTCCACATCACCAtcaacactaacaccaacaactGAAACATCCACCACACCAACTAGTTCACAGTCAACTAGCGAAGATCCCACATCACCAACAACAGAAACCTCTACCACTCCAACCACTGAATCTTCCACATCACCAtcaacactaacaccaacaactGAAACATCCACCACACCAACTAGTTCACAGTCAACTAGCGAAGATCCCACATCACCAACAACAGAAACCTCTACCACTCCAACCACTGAATCTTCCACATCACCATCAACAATAACCCCAACAACTGAATCTTCCACCACACCAACTAGTTCACAGTCAACTAGCGAAGATCCCACATCACCAACAACCGAAAC CTCAACCACTCCAACCACTGAATCTTCCACATCACCAtcaacactaacaccaacaactGAATCTTCCACCACACCAACCAGTTCAGAATCAACAAGTGAAATTTCCACATCACCAACAACAGAAACCTCTACCACTCCAACCACTGAATCTTCCACATCACCAtcaacactaacaccaacaactGAATCTTCCACCACACCAACCAGTTCAGAATCAACAAGTGAAATTTCCACATCACCAACAACAGAAACTTCTACCACTCCAACCACTGAATCTTCCACATCACCAtcaacactaacaccaacaactGAATCTTCCACCACACCAACCAGTTCAGAATCAACAAGTGAAATTTCCACATCACCAACAACAGAAACCTCTACCACTCCAACCACTGAATCTTCCACATCACCAtcaacactaacaccaacaactGAAACATCCACCACACCAACTAGTTCACAGTCAACTAGCGAAGATCCCACATCACCAACAACAGAAACCTCTACCACTCCAACCACTGAATCTTCCACATCACCAtcaacactaacaccaacaactGAAACATCCACCACACCAACTAGTTCACAGTCAACTAGCGAAGATCCCACATCACCAACAACAGAAACCTCAACCACTCCAACCACTGAATCTTCCACATCACCAtcaacactaacaccaacaactGAATCGTCCACCACATCAACCAGTTCAGAATCAACAAGTGAAATTTCCACATCACCAACAACAGAAAGTTCTACCACCCCAACCACTGAATCTTCCACATCACCAtcaacactaacaccaacaactGAAACATCCACCACACCAACTAGTTCACAGTCAACTAGCGAAGATCCCACATCACCAACAACAGAAACCTCTACCACTCCAACCACTGAATCTTCCACATCACCAtcaacactaacaccaacaactGAAACATCCACCACACCAACTAGTTCACAGTCAACTAGCGAAGATCCCACATCACCAACAACAGAAACCTCTACCACTCCAACCACTGAATCTTCCACATCGCCAACAACAGAAAGTTCTACTACACCAACCGCTGAATCTTCCACATCACCATCAACCATAACATCAAGCACTGACTCTTCGACTACACCTTcaacaataacaccaacaacaaactcACCTACTACGCAAACTGCTGCACTACCAGCATCAGATTTTACACCATCTTTATCGACTTCCACCACATCAACCAGTTCAGAATCAACGAGTGAAATTTCCACATCACCAACAACAGAAACCTCAACCACTCCAACCACTGAATCTTCCACATCACCATCAACACTAACACCAACCACTGAAACGTCCACCACACCAACTAGTTCACAGTCAACTAGCGAAGATCCCACATCACCAACAACCGAAACCTCTACCA ATCCAACCACTGAATCTTCCACATCACCAtcaacactaacaccaacaactGAAACATCCACCACACCAACTAGTTCACAGTCAACTAGCGAAGATCCCACATCACCAACAACAGAAACCTCTACCACTCCAACCACTGAATCTTCCACATCACCAtcaacactaacaccaacaactGAATCTTCCACCACACCAACCAGTTCAGAATCAACAAGTGAAATTTCCACATCACCAACAACAGAAACCTCTACCACTCCAACCACTGAATCTTCCACATCACCAtcaacactaacaccaacaactGAAACATCCACCACACCAACTAGTTCACAGTCAACTAGCGAAGATCCCACATCACCAACAACAGAAACCTCTACCACTCCAACCACTGAATCTTCCACATCACCAtcaacactaacaccaacaactGAAACATCCACCACACCAACTAGTTCACAGTCAACTAGCGAAGATCCCACATCACCAACAACAGAAAC CTCTACCACTCCAACCACTGAATCTTCCACATCACCAtcaacactaacaccaacaactGAATCTTCCACCACACCAACCAGTTCAGAATCAACAAGTGAAATTTCCACATCACCAACAACAGAAACTTCTACCACCCAACCACCGAATCTTCCACATCACCAtcaacactaa
- the LOC126758263 gene encoding uncharacterized protein LOC126758263 isoform X22 — translation MGRAITWLVVAFIIAILAPSVVGQANSTAQNAGNNQTSILQSVSQTKLLENLLGILGDVVNNLGGAQTTTNNTNSEQASTDYDYYDDVEKPLLSGCLKLLRAATIDPNTSEPGVLGNIIRTLRNLLGSLLGDQTGDTTQSSGLLDLDVVADLVGDGETSSNSTNTDHLVSVCLNLILGDILGVLGDVIKGFNGTLPCPPESAQTQATLTTLLTTPIDPSAISTLISTLQTTTAALTEATTTLSPATTMQTSSLSPISTTSQSTIETITMPSTLTPTTESSTTPTSSESTSEISTSPTTESSTTPTTESSTSPSTLTPTTETSTTPTSSESTSEDPTSPTTETSTTPTTESSTSPSTLTPTTETSTTPTSSESTSEISTSPTTETSTTPTTESSTSPSTLTPTTESSTSPSTLTPTTDTSTTPTSSESTSEVSTSPTTESSTTPTTESSTSPSTLTPTTESSTTSTSSESTSEISTSPTTETSTTPTTESSTSPSTLTPTTESSTTPTSSESTSEISTSPTTETSTTPTTESSTSPSTLTPTTESSTTPTSSESTSEISTSPTTETSTTPTTESSTSPSTLTPTTESSTTPTSSESTSEISTSPTTETSTTPTTESSTSPSTLTPTTESSTTPTSSQPTSEDPTSPTTETSTTPTTESSTSPSTLTPTTETSTTPTSSQSTSEDPTSPTTETSTTPTTESSTSPSTLTPTTESSTTPTSSESTSEISTSPTTETSTTPTTESSTSPSTLTPTTESSTTPTSSESTSEISTSPTTETSTTPTTESSTSPSTLTPTTESSTTPTSSESTSEISTSPTTETSTTPTTESSTSPSTLTPTTETSTTPTSSQSTSEDPTSPTTETSTTPTTESSTSPSTLTPTTETSTTPTSSQSTSEDPTSPTTETSTTPTTESSTSPSTLTPTTESSTTSTSSESTSEISTSPTTESSTTPTTESSTSPSTLTPTTETSTTPTSSQSTSEDPTSPTTETSTTPTTESSTSPSTLTPTTETSTTPTSSQSTSEDPTSPTTETSTTPTTESSTSPTTESSTTPTAESSTSPSTITSSTDSSTTPSTITPTTNSPTTQTAALPASDFTPSLSTSTTSTSSESTSEISTSPTTETSTTPTTESSTSPSTLTPTTETSTTPTSSQSTSEDPTSPTTETSTNPTTESSTSPSTLTPTTETSTTPTSSQSTSEDPTSPTTETSTTPTTESSTSPSTLTPTTESSTTPTSSESTSEISTSPTTETSTTPTTESSTSPSTLTPTTETSTTPTSSQSTSEDPTSPTTETSTTPTTESSTSPSTLTPTTETSTTPTSSQSTSEDPTSPTTETSTTPTTESSTSPSTLTPTTESSTTPTSSESTSEISTSPTTETSTTQPPNLPHHHQH, via the exons GCAAGCATCAACTGATTACGATTATTATGATGACGTCGAGAAACCGCTACTAAGCGGATGCTTAAAACTTCTTAGAGCAGCCACCATAGATCCAAATACTAGCGAGCCTGGTGTACTAGGTAATATTATACGCACCTTACGGAATTTACTGGGTAGTCTTCTTGGCGATCAAACTG GGGACACCACCCAAAGTTCAGGTTTATTGGATCTGGATGTTGTAGCCGATCTGGTTGGTGACG GGGAAACCAGTTCAAACTCCACAAACACTGATCATCTCGTAAGTGTCTGCCTGAATCTTATACTAGGCGATATACTCGGCGTCCTAGGAGACGTAATAAAAGgat tTAATGGCACCTTGCCATGCCCACCGGAGTCTGCACAAACGCAAGCGACATTGACAACATTATTAACGACACCAATAGACCCAAGCGCTATTTCAACGTTAATATCGACtttgcaaacaacaacagctgcttTGACTGAAGCTACGACCACCTTATCACCAGCAACCACAATGCAAACCTCATCACTTTCACCAATATCTACCACTTCACAATCAACAATCGAAACGATAACAATGCCATCAACACTAACTCCAACAACTGAATCTTCCACCACACCAACCAGTTCAGAATCAACAAGTGAAATTTCCACATCACCAACAACAGAAAGTTCTACCACCCCAACCACTGAATCTTCCACATCACCAtcaacactaacaccaacaactGAAACATCCACCACACCAACTAGTTCAGAATCAACAAGTGAAGATCCCACATCACCAACAACAGAAACCTCAACCACTCCAACCACTGAATCTTCCACATCACCAtcaacactaacaccaacaactGAAACATCCACCACACCAACCAGTTCAGAATCAACAAGTGAAATTTCCACATCACCAACAACAGAAACCTCTACCACCCCAACCACTGAATCTTCCACATCACCAtcaacactaacaccaacaactGAATCTTCCACATCACCATCAACACTGACACCAACAACTGATACATCCACCACACCAACTAGTTCAGAATCAACAAGTGAAGTTTcaacatcaccaacaacagAAAGTTCTACCACCCCAACCACTGAATCTTCCACATCACCAtcaacactaacaccaacaactGAATCTTCCACCACATCAACCAGTTCAGAATCAACAAGTGAAATTTCCACATCACCAACAACAGAAACCTCAACCACTCCAACCACTGAATCTTCCACATCACCAtcaacactaacaccaacaactGAATCTTCCACCACACCAACCAGTTCAGAATCAACAAGTGAAATTTCCACATCACCAACAACAGAAACTTCTACCACTCCAACCACTGAATCTTCCACATCACCAtcaacactaacaccaacaactGAATCTTCCACCACACCAACCAGTTCAGAATCAACAAGCGAAATTTCCACATCACCAACAACAGAAACCTCTACCACTCCAACCACTGAATCTTCCACATCACCAtcaacactaacaccaacaactGAATCTTCCACCACACCAACCAGTTCAGAATCAACAAGTGAAATTTCCACATCACCAACAACAGAAAC TTCTACCACTCCAACCACCGAATCTTCCACATCACCAtcaacactaacaccaacaactGAATCTTCCACCACACCAACCAGTTCACAACCAACAAGCGAAGATCCCACATCACCAACAACCGAAAC CTCTACCACTCCAACCACTGAATCTTCCACATCACCAtcaacactaacaccaacaactGAAACATCCACCACACCAACCAGTTCACAGTCAACTAGCGAAGATCCCACATCACCAACAACAGAAAC CTCAACCACTCCAACCACTGAATCTTCCACATCACCAtcaacactaacaccaacaactGAATCTTCCACCACACCAACCAGTTCAGAATCAACAAGTGAAATTTCCACATCACCAACAACAGAAACCTCTACCACTCCAACCACTGAATCTTCCACATCACCAtcaacactaacaccaacaactGAATCTTCCACCACACCAACCAGTTCAGAATCAACAAGTGAAATTTCCACATCACCAACAACAGAAACTTCTACCACTCCAACCACTGAATCTTCCACATCACCAtcaacactaacaccaacaactGAATCTTCCACCACACCAACCAGTTCAGAATCAACAAGTGAAATTTCCACATCACCAACAACAGAAACCTCTACCACTCCAACCACTGAATCTTCCACATCACCAtcaacactaacaccaacaactGAAACATCCACCACACCAACTAGTTCACAGTCAACTAGCGAAGATCCCACATCACCAACAACAGAAACCTCTACCACTCCAACCACTGAATCTTCCACATCACCAtcaacactaacaccaacaactGAAACATCCACCACACCAACTAGTTCACAGTCAACTAGCGAAGATCCCACATCACCAACAACAGAAACCTCAACCACTCCAACCACTGAATCTTCCACATCACCAtcaacactaacaccaacaactGAATCGTCCACCACATCAACCAGTTCAGAATCAACAAGTGAAATTTCCACATCACCAACAACAGAAAGTTCTACCACCCCAACCACTGAATCTTCCACATCACCAtcaacactaacaccaacaactGAAACATCCACCACACCAACTAGTTCACAGTCAACTAGCGAAGATCCCACATCACCAACAACAGAAACCTCTACCACTCCAACCACTGAATCTTCCACATCACCAtcaacactaacaccaacaactGAAACATCCACCACACCAACTAGTTCACAGTCAACTAGCGAAGATCCCACATCACCAACAACAGAAACCTCTACCACTCCAACCACTGAATCTTCCACATCGCCAACAACAGAAAGTTCTACTACACCAACCGCTGAATCTTCCACATCACCATCAACCATAACATCAAGCACTGACTCTTCGACTACACCTTcaacaataacaccaacaacaaactcACCTACTACGCAAACTGCTGCACTACCAGCATCAGATTTTACACCATCTTTATCGACTTCCACCACATCAACCAGTTCAGAATCAACGAGTGAAATTTCCACATCACCAACAACAGAAACCTCAACCACTCCAACCACTGAATCTTCCACATCACCATCAACACTAACACCAACCACTGAAACGTCCACCACACCAACTAGTTCACAGTCAACTAGCGAAGATCCCACATCACCAACAACCGAAACCTCTACCA ATCCAACCACTGAATCTTCCACATCACCAtcaacactaacaccaacaactGAAACATCCACCACACCAACTAGTTCACAGTCAACTAGCGAAGATCCCACATCACCAACAACAGAAACCTCTACCACTCCAACCACTGAATCTTCCACATCACCAtcaacactaacaccaacaactGAATCTTCCACCACACCAACCAGTTCAGAATCAACAAGTGAAATTTCCACATCACCAACAACAGAAACCTCTACCACTCCAACCACTGAATCTTCCACATCACCAtcaacactaacaccaacaactGAAACATCCACCACACCAACTAGTTCACAGTCAACTAGCGAAGATCCCACATCACCAACAACAGAAACCTCTACCACTCCAACCACTGAATCTTCCACATCACCAtcaacactaacaccaacaactGAAACATCCACCACACCAACTAGTTCACAGTCAACTAGCGAAGATCCCACATCACCAACAACAGAAAC CTCTACCACTCCAACCACTGAATCTTCCACATCACCAtcaacactaacaccaacaactGAATCTTCCACCACACCAACCAGTTCAGAATCAACAAGTGAAATTTCCACATCACCAACAACAGAAACTTCTACCACCCAACCACCGAATCTTCCACATCACCAtcaacactaa